TTCGCTCCAGCGACAGTCCCGGTTACAGCAAGTGCTTCCAGCTTTCCGTCGGCTGAGACAGCAAAGGTATCCACTGCCCCGGAACCCGTAATCAAATAAGCGCGATGTGTCGCTGGTTCATAAAATAGATCATCCGCACCGGTATCCGATGGAGCGCTTGCGATTTCCTTTCCGGTCTTCCCATTCAACACCAGAAGCTTGGCAGGCGTCCGGCAACCAACGAGCAAGAGATCATCCGCTACATCGTAAGCGAGTGGAGTATTTCCTTTAGCGCCATTTAGCTGCCACTTGTTTACAACTGCATGACTCCTGCCATCGATTACCACGACTTGTCCGGCATCACTGATGTTTACAAAAACGCGATGCCCTGTCTCATCAAGTTCCAGTGCTTCGGGATGTGCAGCAACGGCTATGTTTGCAATCAGCGAAAGACTTTCTCCATCAATGATGGCGACAGATGCCGGATTCGCAGTATCACTTCCACCGTGTCCGACATATAGAACATTAGTGGCATTATCGTAAACAAGATCGTCCGCATCATCGGAAAGCTTGATAGACCTGATCAGCTTGAGTGGAGAACCTTTAAAAACGTTCAACTCTGCCTTCTCTCCATCGGCAACAAACAGAAGACCTTTCTGAGCCACCCATGCGAGTCCATGAGGTTTGCCCAGGCCTGCAATGCTCTGCAGCTTCGTTCCTGTGGCCAGGTCTACCACTTCTACTGTCTTGTTGCCAGTAGCCGCCGCGAATAAACGATGTCCAGCTTCGTCTACAGCAAAGTGGTCGAATTTCCCTTTTACGCCAGTTAGTGGAATAGTGCGTTGAAGAGTGATTGGCGATTCTGCATGGATCTGAATAAGACCGATTCCACAAACTGCTATACAAACAGCGATCACTGAATTTCTAATCACAAAATACCTCCAGGTCACATGAGATCATGTAGACCTATGGCCATTGGGAATAACAATGGATGATATCTGCTTCATCCGCTAAGTGAGGCTACGATGAAAGCCTCAATTACGGCTTTCATCGTAGTTATTTCTTACTCACTGTGATGAAGGTTCCAGCGAATTCCACCCTGATATGTCGGCTTGTAATATTCACGCTGAGTAAGGTACTGTGGGCTACCGTTGAAGAAACCGAAGACTTCGTTGTTCATGTTTAGCCCTGAAGCCAGAACAGTGAATCCTTTGCCGATATAGTAAGTCGCCTGGGCATCGATCTGAGTATGGGCATAAAAGTAGTTATCTCCGGTAGGACCAGTAACCCCAAGCTGAGCTATCGATTGCCCTGTCTGCTGATATTGATAGACATATATGTTTGACCCGTTATGAGAAGCTGCCACAGTAATCAGGGCGCGTTTGGTTGCATATGCTGGCGCGATATTCCATGAATAGGGAGCTTGTCCTACCAGTGCCGGATTATCACTGCGACCTGGGAGGTTATAGTTCTTTGAGGATGTGTAAGTAAAGTTGGCGTTGATCCGCGCCCCGCTCAGAACACCTGGAAGGAACCTCAAATGCTGTTGATACGCTAACTCAACACCTTGCACATAGGCGTGATCGCCATTGACTTCCTGTAAAACTAGATCCCCAGCATAGGCCTGCGATAAGGGAGATCCCGTTGCGGGGATGATCGATTGCCGGCTAAAGATGGGACGCGTAATCTGCTTGTAGAAATAACCGGCCTCGATCATGCCTACGGATGGAAGATATCGCTCATAGAGTAGATCGTAGTCGTTCGCATGTTCGGCTACCAGGGATGGATTACCGATGCCGATCGTGTAGGGATTGGTGGACTGATCCTCTGTAACGTAAGAAACAAGTTGATATGGATCAGGACGGGACATACCTCTTCCGTAGACTGCACGGATATCGGAGTTAGCGTCAATCTTATAGCGAAGCTGCGCACTTGGTAACGGATTTACATAGGATCCACTTCCATGCTGCGGCGTTGTCGACACATAATTTCCGTTTGCATCATTTACCACGAGATAACCGGTGTTTGAGGTTTGAGTCCCCTCAAAGCGCAGACCTGTTTGCAGATGAAAGCGGCCAAACTCGATCGTATTCATGATGTAGCCTGCAGAGACCCGTTCTTGCAGGTTATAGTTGGCTGCATCCGACTGCAGGTGAGTCGTCCCTTCGTCCAGGCTAAAATTTTCTGGGTTAGCAGCAAGATCTCCGGCAATCGCGGCAAAGTTGGTGACAGGCCCCAGATGATAACTTCCATCATAAAAATGGTTGTTCACAAAAGAGCTTAGATACTGGGTCATAGGCGTGCCGTTCGAGGAATCATACTCAGGAGAGTAGGCATCCTGCCCCTTATGCTCATTGCGAAATTGCCCACCGAATTCAAGCGTCGACGCGTGCGATCCAAGATGGTAGTTAATGCCCATAGCCCCACCTGCCTGCAGGTTAAGCTGCGTAGCCTGCCCGAAGGTAAGATCAATCGTATCCAAAAAATATTTAGTTGGATCGTAGATCTCGTTTCCTGCTACGGCGCAGCTAAATTGAGGCCGATATTGACTAGGCCCGGGCACATACTCGCAATCATCACCAATCGCGCTGTGCTTTGCGACCTTAAACTCCGCGCCGGGGTTGCCTGCGGCTCCTCCAAAACGAGAGTGCGCAATTGCGATCTGATACCTGAGAAAAGAATGATTAAAGACCTGGTTACCACCAATAGCCAGATCTTCGATCTGCAGATTAGGGCGACGAATACTCGTCTTGAATTTTGGGTTGTCCTCTACTGTTAATTGGTAAGCATATTTCTGACCGTAGTCTCTGAAGTTAGAAAATAGTCCATGCACATACAAGTCGGAGTTCTCATTCAGCTTGTAGTCAAGAGCACCGGCAAATCCGTAACGCGTTCGATCATAGAGATACTGCTGAATATCCTCCGAACCAAAGGTCTTCTCACCCGTTAAAGGTGAGATACCAGGAACGGGCTCAACATCGTCAATGCCGCGCTCATTGGCGTCATAACTATAGCCAAGCATCAGGCCAAACCGCTTGCCAGGACCATGGCTTTCGCTAGGACCAAAACGAAAACCTGCCGTGGAATTAATCGCGAATGATTTACGACCGTTTGCAATTGGCGTATAACCATCGATGCCCTGGATCGAAATAGTTGGTTTGTCTGTAGTCGCCTGCTTGATGCGTAGATCTACAGAGCCACCAATTGCGTCTCCATCCTGGCTTGCAGAGAGTGTCTTGTTGATTGCTACGGAGCCTACCAGACCTGCCGGAATTGTATCGAGATCTACCTGACGAACCGCAGGATCAGGGCCGGGCACAATCACTCCATCGATCGTTGTGTTGCTCAGCCTAGGTTCAGTGCCGCGGATCTGTACATACTGGCCCTCGCCCTCATTGCGCTGCAACGTCACTCCCGGCAAGCGGCCCAAAGCATCCGCGACGTTCTGGTTCGGCAGGCTTTGAATCTGCACGTCCGTTTCTACGTTCAGAATGTTTTCGGATGTGCGCTGCTCGTTGATCGCTGCTGCATCTCCGACCACATCTCCATTCACCACCACTTGCTGACTATTGGACCCAACATTCATCGTAGTATTCAACTGAACGTTCTGGCCTTGGGCCACAACTACAGACGAAACCGAGTTACCAAAACCGATATAAGACACGGTCAGGGTGTAACTGCCAGGTTTTACATTCTGAATTGAGAAGTTTCCCTGGGCATCCGATACTGCTGTCGCCGATGTAGGCTGCAGTGCTATCTGCGCTCCTTGAAGAGCAGCTCCGGATGTATCTTTCACGACGCCGCTGATGCTGCCATTCTCGCCATCGACTGACTTATCGACCTCCGCGGAGTGAAGCAGCGATGGAATACAAACAAAGAGCAAGAAAAGAGATAAGAGCGATAGAACGCGCAATTTCATGCTGAATAGTCTCCCGATCAAACTGCGCTCATTTTCCGAGAGTACAAAAGGCTGCTTCGGTTGAGCGTGATCTGTTGCAAGCTTTAGCTATGGCTGTAAACCTCTGTTCACGAAACGATAAATAATTTCTAAGGTAGAAATCGTCTATCTGAAGCTAAGAGCCCACCACCATGAAAATGTCGTGAATAATATTCCAGTACAGGCCAATCGATCGAATCATGGCTTCCAACCTGAACTCATTGTATTTACAGTGTGAATTAGATTGATAGGCATGTCCTGCAGCATGTCCTGCAACGGCCTGCTCCTCCACCTGGCGGCGATGTGAGGGTTCCCTGCGCATTCTAATTATCGAAGATGACCCGCGAATGCTGGAGCTTCTCTGCCAAGGTCTACGCGATTCGGGCCACACCGCTATGCCCGCATCCGACGGGGACGCTGGGTTGGAGCTTGCGATCAACTTTGACTTTGACGCAATGGTTCTCGATATCGGCCTGCCTGGACGAGACGGTTACAGTGTTGCGATCGCCCTGCGCAAACAGAAGAAATCTGCTCCGATCATCATGCTGACAGCACGCGACGCCGAGGACGATATCATTCGCGGATTTGATCTCGGCGTCGATGACTATCTAACCAAACCATTTTCGTTCCGGGAACTGCTTGTTAGATTGGAAGGGCTCACCAGGTCTTCGCGTCCAACGAGTGCAACACCTGCCTTGTTACTCGATCCCATACGACTTACAGCGCAACGCGATGGAGAAGTTATCCGCCTGACTCGCTCCGAATACCTGC
This DNA window, taken from Acidicapsa ligni, encodes the following:
- a CDS encoding YncE family protein, coding for MIRNSVIAVCIAVCGIGLIQIHAESPITLQRTIPLTGVKGKFDHFAVDEAGHRLFAAATGNKTVEVVDLATGTKLQSIAGLGKPHGLAWVAQKGLLFVADGEKAELNVFKGSPLKLIRSIKLSDDADDLVYDNATNVLYVGHGGSDTANPASVAIIDGESLSLIANIAVAAHPEALELDETGHRVFVNISDAGQVVVIDGRSHAVVNKWQLNGAKGNTPLAYDVADDLLLVGCRTPAKLLVLNGKTGKEIASAPSDTGADDLFYEPATHRAYLITGSGAVDTFAVSADGKLEALAVTGTVAGAKTGLLVPSQRSLYIGIPGTTFPAEVRVYQTGAR
- a CDS encoding TonB-dependent receptor, which produces MKLRVLSLLSLFLLFVCIPSLLHSAEVDKSVDGENGSISGVVKDTSGAALQGAQIALQPTSATAVSDAQGNFSIQNVKPGSYTLTVSYIGFGNSVSSVVVAQGQNVQLNTTMNVGSNSQQVVVNGDVVGDAAAINEQRTSENILNVETDVQIQSLPNQNVADALGRLPGVTLQRNEGEGQYVQIRGTEPRLSNTTIDGVIVPGPDPAVRQVDLDTIPAGLVGSVAINKTLSASQDGDAIGGSVDLRIKQATTDKPTISIQGIDGYTPIANGRKSFAINSTAGFRFGPSESHGPGKRFGLMLGYSYDANERGIDDVEPVPGISPLTGEKTFGSEDIQQYLYDRTRYGFAGALDYKLNENSDLYVHGLFSNFRDYGQKYAYQLTVEDNPKFKTSIRRPNLQIEDLAIGGNQVFNHSFLRYQIAIAHSRFGGAAGNPGAEFKVAKHSAIGDDCEYVPGPSQYRPQFSCAVAGNEIYDPTKYFLDTIDLTFGQATQLNLQAGGAMGINYHLGSHASTLEFGGQFRNEHKGQDAYSPEYDSSNGTPMTQYLSSFVNNHFYDGSYHLGPVTNFAAIAGDLAANPENFSLDEGTTHLQSDAANYNLQERVSAGYIMNTIEFGRFHLQTGLRFEGTQTSNTGYLVVNDANGNYVSTTPQHGSGSYVNPLPSAQLRYKIDANSDIRAVYGRGMSRPDPYQLVSYVTEDQSTNPYTIGIGNPSLVAEHANDYDLLYERYLPSVGMIEAGYFYKQITRPIFSRQSIIPATGSPLSQAYAGDLVLQEVNGDHAYVQGVELAYQQHLRFLPGVLSGARINANFTYTSSKNYNLPGRSDNPALVGQAPYSWNIAPAYATKRALITVAASHNGSNIYVYQYQQTGQSIAQLGVTGPTGDNYFYAHTQIDAQATYYIGKGFTVLASGLNMNNEVFGFFNGSPQYLTQREYYKPTYQGGIRWNLHHSE
- a CDS encoding response regulator transcription factor; this encodes MEDDPRMLELLCQGLRDSGHTAMPASDGDAGLELAINFDFDAMVLDIGLPGRDGYSVAIALRKQKKSAPIIMLTARDAEDDIIRGFDLGVDDYLTKPFSFRELLVRLEGLTRSSRPTSATPALLLDPIRLTAQRDGEVIRLTRSEYLLLASLNDHDGAPTTRQELTEAIWGQDQTVTPNTLDVLVNALRSKLDAPYKHKLLHTVRGVGYRLQTTFFEARSEEMQLQKGLPS